The Streptomyces lienomycini sequence CCACCTGGAGACCAGGGCCCGCAACCCCCCGCCCGACCTCTCGCGGTGGCTTCGGCCGGCGCCCGCGCCCCACGTACCGGTGCAGGCGCCCCTTGGGCTTGACCGGCTAGCCGTGGAAGGCCGTGGTCGACTCGAGTGGAGCCCGCTCGGCCCGCACCCGATTCACCGGCGCCCTCTCGTCGGCGTACCCGAAGGAGATGCCGACGAGCAGCTTTCCTCCGGCGATGCCGAGTTCGGCGCGGACGGTGTCGGCGTAGAAGCTCAGCAGCCCCTGCGGGCAACTGTCCACGCCGTACGCGGTCATCGCCAGGAGCAGCGTCTGCATGTAGCCGCCGACATCCGCGGCCAGCCGGGCCTCTCCGTCACCGTGGACGAAGAGGAAGGCCGCGTGCGGGGCGCCGTAGAAGCGCAGGCTCTCCGAGTCGTAGGCCGCACGTGCCGCGTGATCGTCGGGGCCGATGCCCAGCGCCCCGTACAGTTCGGCGCCGAACGCCGCCCGACGGGTCTGGTGCACCTGCGTGTACATCCCCTCGGAGTACGGGAAGTCCACCGAGGTGCGCTGTTCGGCGTGGGCATTCTGCAAGGCACCGGCCAGGCGCTGGAGTGCCGCCCCGCTCACCACCTCCACCTGCCACGGCTGCGCGTTGGAGTTGGACGGTGCCGCGCCCGCCAGCGAGAAGATCCCGCGCATCGCGTCCTCGGGAACGGGTTCCGGACGGAACGCGCGGGTCGCGTGACGGCCGCGTATCAGCTTCTCCGCGCAGCCGCTCAGCTCTGTGGGGAAGGACCTGCTCATGGGACTCCTTGATGACGAAAGAACTCATGTAAACGGTCACGTTTACATGCGGAGTCACCATAGCGCGACACGGCGACCGAAGTAAACGATCGCGTATACTTGCCTCATGGACTCGACCGTGAGTACGACGGCCACGGCACCCCGGGGGCGAGGGCGCGGCGGGCGGGAACGCATCCTGTCCGCCGCCGCTCGGCTCTTCGCGACCCAGGGCATCGGCGCGACCGGCATGGAACAGGTCGCCGAGGAGGCGCCAGTGTCCAAGCGGACGCTCTACGCGCACTTTCGCACCAAGAACGACCTGGTCATCGCCCACTTGCAGGGCCTGGCACGGTCGGGGGCGACCTTGGAAGGCGTGCTGACCCGCGAGGACCTCCCTCCGCGTGAGCGGATCCGCAGGTTGTTCGACCAGCCGGTGACGGAGGCGGCTCCGGTGCGGGGGTGCCCGTTCATCGATGCCGCCGCGGAGTTCCCCGACCCGGACAGTGCGGTGCACTCCTACGCCCGGGAGCAGAAGCTGCGCATGGTGCGACTGATCGCCGCGGTGGTGACGGAGCTGGGCTGCCAGGAACCCCTTCCACTCGCCGAGCAACTGGCCACCCTCGCCGACGGGGCGGCCAGCCGTGCCATGGTGCTGGACGAAGCGGACTACGGCCGACACGCACGGGCGGCGGCGGAGATCCTCCTCGATCGGGCTTTGCCGGGACCGCCCGGGAAGTGCTGACGAGCTGCTCGTTGGTCCGCATCCGTCGTCGCCCGACGCACCGTGGGTCCCGGCCGGTCTCCGGCCCCCACGGCCCGCCGGGCGACCGACCCGGTACGGCCGACCGCCCCGCCCTCCGCTCTCAGTTGTCCGCCACCCGCAACGCCCTTCCCGTACCGGCGACCGCCACCGCCCCGTCCCGGTCCGTGCGCAGCACCCTCGCCCCCTGGGCGCGCAGGGCCGTGACCGTGCCGGGTGCGGGGTGGCCGTAGGTGTTGTCCTCGCCGCAGCTGACGAGTGCCAGGCGTGGGGCGACTTCCCGCAGGAACGCGAAGTCCTGGTGGGCGGAGCCGTGGTGGGCCACCTTCAGGACGTCGACGCCCGTCAGCCCCGCTGCCGCCGGGGAGCGTGCCAGTTCCCGCTGGGCCGGGGGTTCCAGGTCGCCGAGGAGGAGCAGGCGTATGCCCGCCGTCCGGACCAGGAGGGTGACGCTGGCGTCGTTGGCGCCGCCCTCCGTGCCCGGTGCGGTGGTCGTCGGGGCGCTCGGTGGGCTGGGCGGGGGCCAGACCACCTGCCAGGACAGCGGGCCGGAGCGTCGCTGCTCTCCGGCTGCCGCCTGCCGCAGAGGGATGCCCCGGGAGGCCGCCTGCTCGCGGACGGACTCGGCCTGGTCCGCGGGCTCCTCCAGCGCCGTCGTCTCGATCGCGCCCACCGTACGGCCCCGCAGCACCCCGGGCAGTCCGGCCACGTGATCGGCGTGGAAGTGGGTCAGCAGCACGAGGGGG is a genomic window containing:
- a CDS encoding TetR/AcrR family transcriptional regulator produces the protein MDSTVSTTATAPRGRGRGGRERILSAAARLFATQGIGATGMEQVAEEAPVSKRTLYAHFRTKNDLVIAHLQGLARSGATLEGVLTREDLPPRERIRRLFDQPVTEAAPVRGCPFIDAAAEFPDPDSAVHSYAREQKLRMVRLIAAVVTELGCQEPLPLAEQLATLADGAASRAMVLDEADYGRHARAAAEILLDRALPGPPGKC
- a CDS encoding nitroreductase produces the protein MSRSFPTELSGCAEKLIRGRHATRAFRPEPVPEDAMRGIFSLAGAAPSNSNAQPWQVEVVSGAALQRLAGALQNAHAEQRTSVDFPYSEGMYTQVHQTRRAAFGAELYGALGIGPDDHAARAAYDSESLRFYGAPHAAFLFVHGDGEARLAADVGGYMQTLLLAMTAYGVDSCPQGLLSFYADTVRAELGIAGGKLLVGISFGYADERAPVNRVRAERAPLESTTAFHG